Proteins from a genomic interval of Hydrogenophaga sp. PAMC20947:
- a CDS encoding efflux RND transporter permease subunit, with amino-acid sequence MSKTTPPAAESASWVSRFNLSQWALDHQAFTRYLMIVLMLLGVAAYFQLGQDEDPPFTFRAMVVRAYWPGATSQQVAEQVADRLEKTLQEVPYADKIRSYSKPGEAQIIFQIKDSSPPGEVNQVWYSVRKKIGDMRSTLPAGVIGPFFNDDFGDVYGVIYALQGDGFSPADTKRVADEARQRLLRVKDVSKVALFGTQDEKLYIEISQKRLAVLGLDVQQVLAALGQQNAVESAGTVQSPLDAVQVRVDGAFNSVDDLKAMPIRAPNGTQIRLGDLAEVRLGYADPMQVMVRHNGKESIALGISMAKGGDIIALGEALKVAVADIQRNLPAGMELLQVQDQPAAVSRSVGEFVKVLIEAVVIVLAVSFLALGLHKREGGTGFRRYTLDIRPGLVVFITIPLVLAITFLVMRYWGIGLHKISLGSLIIALGLLVDDAIIAVEMMVRKLEEGYSMMRAATFTWEATAMPMLTGTLITAAGFLPIGMAKSTVGEYTFAIFGVTAAALIISWVVAVMFVPYLGVRLLKVKAHVGPAQEVFDGPFNDRFRALVDWCVQHRWITIGLTIGTFVLGVVGMGQVQQQFFPDSNRPEIIVDVWLPEGTSMAANLAITRRVEARLAEEPGVSSVTTWVGSGVPRFYLPLDQVFPQTNVSQMIVLPRDLETRERLRKALPALLAAEFPEVRGRVKLLPNGPPVPYPVQFRVEGPDPAVLRGLADEVKVAVRKNDHMRGVNDNWNESVKVFRLEVDQVKARALGVSSQSIAQASRAIVSGTTIGQYRDGDKLIDIVFRQPLSERDAISSLANAYLPSASGKSIPLLQIAKPVFDWEPGVIWRQNREYAITVQGDVAEGLQGATVTAELMPGLNKISTDWAERGLQGYRVVVAGAVEESSKGSSSIAAGVPIMLFLTFTLLMLQLQSFSRSLLVFLTGPLGLAGVAGALLLLNKPFGFVALLGVIALMGMIQRNSVILIDQIEQDRSRGVPAWEAIVEAAVRRMRPIVLTAAAAVLAMIPLSRSVFWGPMAVAIMGGLIVATVLTLLALPAMYAAWFRVQRPEAVH; translated from the coding sequence ATGAGCAAAACAACGCCGCCGGCAGCAGAGTCGGCTTCCTGGGTTTCGCGTTTCAACCTGTCGCAATGGGCCCTGGACCATCAGGCCTTCACACGGTATCTGATGATCGTCCTGATGTTGTTGGGCGTGGCCGCCTACTTCCAGTTGGGACAAGACGAAGACCCACCTTTCACCTTCCGGGCGATGGTGGTTCGCGCCTACTGGCCCGGGGCCACCTCACAGCAGGTGGCCGAGCAGGTCGCTGACCGGCTGGAAAAGACCCTGCAGGAAGTGCCCTATGCCGACAAGATCCGAAGCTATTCCAAGCCGGGCGAAGCCCAGATCATTTTCCAGATCAAGGATTCGTCGCCACCTGGGGAGGTGAATCAGGTCTGGTATTCGGTGCGCAAGAAAATTGGGGACATGCGCTCCACGCTGCCGGCAGGGGTGATCGGGCCGTTCTTCAATGACGATTTTGGAGACGTTTACGGCGTGATCTACGCCTTGCAGGGCGATGGTTTTTCGCCAGCTGACACCAAGCGGGTGGCCGACGAAGCGCGGCAGCGGTTGCTGCGTGTGAAGGACGTGAGCAAGGTCGCTCTGTTTGGTACGCAAGACGAGAAGCTTTATATCGAAATTTCCCAGAAACGCCTGGCGGTACTGGGGCTGGATGTTCAGCAAGTGCTGGCTGCGCTTGGGCAGCAGAACGCGGTGGAGTCGGCAGGGACCGTGCAGTCCCCTCTGGATGCCGTGCAGGTCCGGGTGGATGGTGCGTTCAATTCCGTCGATGACCTCAAGGCCATGCCCATCCGTGCGCCCAACGGCACGCAGATCCGGCTGGGTGACCTGGCCGAGGTGCGCCTGGGGTATGCCGATCCCATGCAGGTCATGGTTCGCCACAACGGCAAGGAGAGCATTGCGCTGGGCATTTCGATGGCCAAAGGGGGCGACATCATCGCCTTGGGCGAGGCGCTCAAAGTGGCCGTTGCCGACATCCAGCGCAACCTGCCCGCGGGCATGGAGCTGCTGCAGGTGCAGGACCAGCCGGCTGCGGTGTCCCGCTCGGTCGGTGAGTTCGTCAAGGTGTTGATTGAAGCGGTGGTGATTGTGCTGGCCGTGAGCTTTCTGGCGTTGGGTCTGCACAAACGCGAAGGAGGAACCGGCTTTCGCCGCTATACACTGGACATCCGCCCCGGCCTGGTGGTGTTCATTACCATCCCGCTGGTGCTGGCGATCACCTTCCTCGTGATGCGGTACTGGGGCATTGGTTTGCACAAGATATCGCTGGGTTCGCTGATCATTGCGCTGGGCCTGCTGGTTGACGACGCCATCATTGCGGTGGAAATGATGGTGCGCAAGCTGGAAGAAGGGTATTCCATGATGAGGGCAGCGACCTTCACCTGGGAAGCCACCGCCATGCCCATGCTCACCGGCACGCTCATCACAGCCGCTGGCTTTTTGCCCATCGGCATGGCGAAGTCGACCGTGGGTGAATACACGTTTGCCATCTTTGGGGTGACGGCTGCGGCCCTGATCATTTCCTGGGTGGTGGCGGTGATGTTTGTGCCTTACCTGGGTGTGCGCCTGCTCAAAGTCAAGGCCCACGTGGGCCCTGCCCAGGAAGTCTTCGACGGCCCGTTCAACGACCGATTCCGAGCGCTGGTGGACTGGTGTGTACAACACCGGTGGATCACCATCGGGCTGACCATCGGCACCTTTGTGCTGGGGGTCGTGGGCATGGGTCAGGTGCAGCAGCAGTTTTTCCCCGACTCGAACCGACCAGAAATCATCGTCGACGTGTGGCTGCCCGAGGGGACCAGCATGGCGGCCAATCTGGCGATCACCCGTCGCGTGGAAGCCCGCCTGGCCGAAGAGCCGGGCGTCAGCAGCGTCACCACCTGGGTGGGCTCTGGCGTGCCGCGTTTTTACCTGCCGCTGGACCAGGTATTCCCCCAGACCAACGTGTCGCAGATGATCGTTTTGCCACGGGACCTCGAGACACGTGAGCGATTGCGCAAGGCCTTGCCAGCTTTGCTGGCGGCCGAATTTCCTGAAGTGCGAGGCCGGGTGAAGTTGCTGCCCAACGGCCCGCCAGTGCCGTACCCGGTTCAGTTTCGTGTGGAGGGGCCGGATCCTGCCGTCTTGCGCGGGCTGGCGGACGAAGTGAAAGTGGCCGTGCGGAAAAACGACCACATGCGCGGTGTCAACGACAACTGGAACGAATCGGTCAAGGTCTTCCGCCTCGAGGTGGATCAGGTCAAAGCCCGTGCCCTGGGCGTGTCGAGCCAGTCCATTGCCCAGGCATCCCGTGCCATCGTGAGCGGCACCACCATTGGCCAATACCGCGATGGCGACAAGCTGATCGACATCGTGTTCCGCCAGCCCTTGTCGGAGCGCGACGCTATTTCCAGCCTGGCGAATGCGTATTTGCCTTCCGCATCGGGCAAGAGCATTCCCTTGCTGCAAATCGCCAAACCCGTGTTCGACTGGGAACCGGGGGTGATCTGGCGCCAAAACCGCGAGTACGCGATCACCGTGCAGGGCGACGTGGCCGAGGGCTTGCAGGGCGCTACCGTGACGGCAGAGTTGATGCCAGGCCTGAACAAGATCAGCACGGACTGGGCGGAGCGTGGCTTGCAGGGCTATCGTGTGGTGGTCGCTGGTGCGGTTGAAGAGAGCAGCAAAGGGTCGTCGTCGATTGCGGCGGGCGTGCCCATCATGTTGTTCCTCACGTTCACCTTGCTGATGCTGCAGTTGCAGAGCTTCAGCCGCTCCTTGCTGGTATTTTTGACGGGACCGCTTGGATTGGCCGGTGTTGCAGGCGCCTTGCTGTTGCTGAACAAGCCGTTTGGTTTCGTGGCGTTGCTGGGCGTGATCGCCTTGATGGGCATGATCCAGCGCAATTCCGTGATCCTGATTGATCAGATTGAGCAAGACCGATCCCGGGGCGTGCCCGCCTGGGAAGCGATCGTGGAAGCGGCTGTGCGCCGCATGCGACCCATTGTGCTGACCGCTGCGGCGGCCGTTTTGGCCATGATCCCGCTGTCTCGCAGCGTGTTCTGGGGCCCGATGGCCGTGGCCATCATGGGTGGGTTGATCGTGGCCACGGTGCTGACACTGTTGGCTCTGCCCGCCATGTACGCCGCCTGGTTTAGGGTTCAACGGCCTGAAGCCGTGCACTGA
- a CDS encoding MurR/RpiR family transcriptional regulator codes for MPLHQLTQLIDRHFEALSPELQRAARWVREHPSALGLQSMRHSAQAAGVAPATMTRLAQALGVGGFEGLRAPVIQHLSETSRRSSPINEQATSDGARGSLGHLVRTQVANVHSIESNSPAAFSAAAQAILAARSVGFLGLRASFGIAHHLQYTCDWLRRDTWLVVEPVLGGSDRLSDLGETDLLVVVSQAPYTRPVVEAAQELHARGVPVLALTDSPLSPLAGAARWVLLFDTHASGFFHSMAGAQALAEVLMNEVATMGGDAVALRLAQRQQRHRDARTYWERGPRTPRMVKTPTTVA; via the coding sequence TTGCCCCTGCACCAACTCACCCAGCTGATCGACCGCCACTTTGAGGCCCTGAGCCCTGAGTTGCAGCGGGCGGCGCGCTGGGTGCGCGAACACCCCTCGGCTTTGGGCTTGCAGTCCATGCGCCATTCGGCGCAGGCAGCAGGGGTAGCGCCCGCCACCATGACGCGCCTGGCCCAGGCGCTGGGCGTGGGCGGTTTTGAAGGGTTGCGCGCGCCGGTGATTCAGCACCTGAGCGAAACCTCACGTCGCTCCAGTCCGATCAATGAACAGGCCACGTCGGATGGCGCTCGCGGTTCGCTGGGTCATCTGGTGCGCACGCAAGTGGCCAACGTGCATTCCATCGAGAGCAATTCACCCGCCGCCTTCAGCGCCGCCGCCCAGGCCATCCTCGCCGCGAGGTCGGTGGGATTTCTGGGCTTGCGAGCCAGTTTCGGCATCGCCCACCACTTGCAATACACCTGCGACTGGCTCCGTCGGGACACCTGGCTCGTCGTAGAGCCTGTCCTCGGCGGCAGTGACCGACTGAGCGATCTGGGGGAGACCGATCTGCTGGTGGTGGTCAGCCAGGCGCCTTACACCCGTCCGGTTGTCGAGGCGGCGCAAGAGCTCCATGCACGGGGTGTTCCTGTGTTGGCCCTCACCGACAGTCCGCTGTCCCCGCTGGCCGGGGCCGCCCGCTGGGTGCTGTTGTTCGATACCCATGCTTCGGGGTTCTTCCATTCCATGGCCGGTGCACAGGCGTTGGCTGAAGTGTTGATGAACGAAGTCGCCACCATGGGAGGCGACGCCGTGGCGCTGCGCCTGGCTCAACGACAACAACGCCACCGCGATGCCCGCACCTATTGGGAGCGCGGTCCACGAACCCCTCGCATGGTCAAAACACCCACCACTGTGGCCTGA
- a CDS encoding aspartate aminotransferase family protein: MNARPTSFSPQDTKVFHRQLRSGLPVAVAGQGVELVDATGKRYIDASGGAAVSCLGHGHPDVIAAMHGQIDRLAYAHTSFFTTEVAEELATLLIDSAPQGMSHVYFVSGGSEAVEAALKMARQYFVELGQPQREHFIARRQSYHGNTLGALAVGGNAWRREQFKPLLIDVTHVSPCYEYRDRRADETPEQYGQRLVAELSDAIDRLGGQNVMAFVAETIGGATAGVLTPVPGYFKGVRELCDRHGILLILDEVMCGMGRSGTLHACEQEGVVPDLLTIAKGLGGGYQPIGAVLAQGKLVEAFRRGSGLFQHGHTYLGHAVACAAALAVQRVIIRDGLLSQVVARGATLQAFLQQRFGDHPHVGDIRGRGLFWGVELVADRASKQWFDPARKLHARIKVEAMTEGLMVYPMSGTVDGVRGDHILLAPPFITSEAELAQIVHRLGVAVDRAIAVTA, from the coding sequence ATGAACGCACGTCCGACATCCTTCAGTCCCCAGGACACCAAAGTCTTTCACCGCCAGTTGCGCAGCGGCCTTCCTGTGGCGGTTGCAGGGCAGGGCGTTGAGTTGGTCGATGCAACGGGCAAGCGCTATATCGACGCTTCGGGCGGTGCGGCCGTGTCATGCCTGGGCCATGGCCATCCCGATGTGATCGCGGCGATGCATGGGCAGATCGACCGCCTGGCCTATGCCCACACCAGCTTCTTCACCACCGAAGTGGCTGAAGAACTCGCCACGCTGCTGATCGACAGCGCGCCGCAGGGCATGAGCCATGTCTATTTTGTGAGCGGTGGCTCGGAGGCTGTGGAAGCCGCGCTCAAGATGGCCCGGCAGTATTTTGTGGAGCTGGGTCAGCCCCAGCGTGAGCATTTCATCGCCCGCCGCCAGAGTTACCACGGCAACACCCTCGGGGCGTTGGCCGTGGGGGGCAATGCCTGGCGCCGTGAGCAGTTCAAACCGTTGCTGATCGATGTCACCCATGTCTCGCCCTGCTATGAGTACCGCGACCGGCGGGCCGACGAAACCCCGGAGCAGTACGGGCAACGCCTGGTGGCCGAGTTGTCGGACGCGATTGATCGACTGGGTGGCCAGAATGTGATGGCCTTTGTGGCCGAAACCATTGGTGGCGCCACAGCCGGCGTGCTCACGCCGGTCCCTGGGTATTTCAAGGGCGTGCGCGAGCTCTGCGATCGGCACGGCATCTTGCTCATTTTGGACGAGGTGATGTGTGGGATGGGTCGCAGCGGCACGTTGCATGCGTGTGAACAAGAAGGCGTGGTGCCCGATCTGCTGACGATCGCCAAGGGCCTGGGCGGTGGATACCAGCCCATTGGCGCAGTGCTGGCGCAAGGCAAGCTGGTGGAGGCGTTTCGCCGGGGCAGTGGCCTGTTTCAGCACGGCCACACCTACCTCGGCCATGCGGTGGCTTGTGCGGCCGCACTGGCCGTGCAGCGCGTGATCATTCGCGATGGCTTGTTGTCTCAGGTCGTAGCGCGCGGCGCGACTTTGCAAGCCTTTCTGCAACAGCGATTCGGCGATCACCCGCATGTGGGCGATATCCGGGGTCGCGGACTGTTCTGGGGCGTCGAGTTGGTGGCGGACCGAGCGAGCAAACAGTGGTTTGATCCAGCCCGAAAGCTGCATGCCCGCATCAAGGTCGAAGCCATGACCGAAGGGCTGATGGTCTATCCCATGAGTGGGACGGTTGATGGGGTGCGGGGCGACCATATCCTGCTGGCGCCCCCGTTCATCACCAGTGAGGCCGAATTGGCACAGATCGTGCATCGTCTGGGGGTGGCTGTGGATCGCGCCATTGCGGTCACCGCCTGA
- a CDS encoding TAXI family TRAP transporter solute-binding subunit — protein MTISLKATLSSMSIAAAAITMGLPMAAQAQQKFMTIGTGGVTGVYYAAGGSICRLVNKDRKTHGFRCTVESTGGSVANINTIKGGDLDFGVAQSDWNFHGYKGTKAFEASGPFNDLRSVFSLHPEPFTVLARADANIKNFSDLKGKRVNVGNPGSGTRASMDELLAAQGMKLSDFGLAAELKADEHGAALCDNKIDAFFYGVGHPSANIQDPVTTCGAKLVNITGPGIDKLVAANSYYAKATIPGGMYKGNDAPTQTYGVLATLVTSAKQPDDMVYTLVKAVFENFDDFKKLHPAFANLKPENMVSDGLSAPLHPGAAKYYKEKGWIK, from the coding sequence ATGACCATTTCTCTGAAAGCCACTCTCTCCAGCATGTCGATTGCTGCCGCAGCGATCACCATGGGCCTGCCCATGGCCGCGCAAGCCCAGCAAAAATTCATGACCATCGGTACCGGTGGTGTGACAGGTGTGTACTACGCAGCGGGCGGCTCAATCTGCCGTTTGGTCAACAAAGACCGCAAGACACATGGTTTCCGCTGCACGGTGGAATCCACCGGGGGCTCTGTGGCCAACATCAACACCATCAAAGGGGGTGACCTGGACTTCGGCGTTGCCCAGTCCGACTGGAACTTCCACGGCTACAAAGGCACCAAGGCCTTTGAGGCCAGCGGTCCATTCAACGACCTGCGTTCGGTGTTCTCGCTCCACCCCGAGCCGTTCACCGTGTTGGCCCGCGCCGATGCCAACATCAAGAACTTCTCTGACCTCAAGGGCAAGCGCGTGAACGTGGGCAACCCCGGTTCGGGCACCCGTGCGTCCATGGACGAGTTGCTGGCCGCCCAAGGCATGAAGCTGTCTGACTTCGGTCTGGCCGCAGAGCTCAAGGCCGACGAACATGGCGCCGCGCTGTGCGACAACAAGATCGACGCTTTCTTCTATGGCGTGGGTCACCCCAGTGCCAACATCCAGGATCCCGTGACCACCTGCGGCGCCAAGTTGGTGAACATCACTGGCCCTGGCATCGACAAGCTGGTGGCGGCCAACTCGTACTACGCCAAAGCCACCATCCCAGGCGGCATGTACAAAGGCAACGACGCGCCGACCCAGACCTATGGTGTGTTGGCCACACTCGTGACCTCGGCCAAGCAGCCCGATGACATGGTCTACACCTTGGTGAAGGCCGTGTTTGAGAACTTCGACGACTTCAAGAAGCTTCACCCTGCCTTTGCCAATCTGAAGCCTGAGAACATGGTCTCGGACGGCTTGTCGGCCCCGTTGCACCCCGGCGCTGCCAAGTACTACAAAGAAAAGGGCTGGATCAAGTAA
- a CDS encoding TRAP transporter permease: protein MKSKDTNPPEVDVNQLVQDNDSGGRQPGPFMRRLLLVVAVAWSLFQLWIASPLPFNLGIFVLNDTESRAIHLAFAVFLSFMAYPATKRSPRDHVPILDWVFALVGTFCAAYLFIFYRELATRPGQPIPFDVWSAVVGIVLLLEATRRVLGLPMVIVALVFLGYTFGGPYMPDLLAHRGASLDRAMTHQWLTTEGVFGVALGVSSGFIFLFVLFGSLLDKAGAGNYFIKSAFALLGHMRGGPAKAAVVASAATGIISGSSIANVVTTGTFTIPLMKRVGYRGDQAGAVEVSSSVNGQLMPPVMGAAAFLMVEYVGIPYIEVMKHAFLPAIISYIALFYIVHLEALKADMQGLPRRVQSTGMQRLVSFVTTVAGFFVLAGATYYTISFIKASMGAAAIPAIAVLLMAAYLGLLWVSSRQPELQLDDPNAPVFELPETGPTVRSGLHYLLAVVVLVWCLMVEQLSPALSAFWATMFMVFIILTQKPIIGVMRGAHNIAGDFKNGVVDLIAGLETGARNMIGIGVATAAAGIIVGTVSLTGVGLVMTELVEILSGGNLMLMLVLVAVISLILGMGLPTTANYIVVSTLMAPVVVELGAQSGLIVPLIAVHLFVFYFGLMADVTPPVGLASFAAAAIARHDPIQTGVTAFFYSMRTAILPFLFIFNTQLLLIGLDGPLHLIMTVGTAVIAMLIFAAATQGFFIVRSRWYESLALLLVCFTLFRPGFWMDMIHPAFDEVKGEQMTQVISDAPANTSKRAWIEGMNLNGDEIRKGVLLPLGEPGDVKSRLGTSGLSVMADGDELMVVGVKFGSQAEKLGIEQSYRITSMEVAADRPAKEWLYLPGFAVLGLVVFLQRRRRPVPKTA from the coding sequence ATGAAAAGTAAAGACACAAATCCACCTGAAGTCGATGTCAACCAGCTGGTTCAAGACAACGATTCTGGCGGGCGCCAACCGGGCCCGTTTATGCGCCGCCTGCTTCTGGTCGTCGCGGTGGCCTGGTCGCTGTTCCAGTTGTGGATCGCCTCGCCCTTGCCCTTCAATCTGGGCATTTTTGTGCTCAACGACACCGAAAGCCGCGCCATTCACCTGGCTTTCGCCGTATTTCTTTCCTTCATGGCCTATCCCGCCACGAAGCGGTCGCCGCGCGACCACGTGCCCATCCTGGATTGGGTGTTTGCCCTGGTGGGAACGTTTTGCGCCGCCTACCTGTTTATTTTTTACCGGGAGCTGGCAACGCGTCCCGGTCAACCGATCCCGTTTGACGTGTGGTCGGCCGTGGTGGGTATCGTGCTCCTGCTGGAAGCCACGCGCCGTGTGCTCGGCTTGCCGATGGTGATCGTAGCGTTGGTGTTCCTTGGCTACACCTTCGGTGGTCCCTATATGCCCGATTTGCTGGCACACCGGGGCGCTTCGCTGGACCGTGCCATGACCCATCAGTGGTTGACCACGGAAGGCGTGTTTGGCGTGGCGCTGGGCGTTTCCAGCGGCTTCATCTTTCTGTTCGTGCTGTTCGGTTCGCTGCTCGACAAAGCGGGTGCCGGCAACTACTTCATCAAATCTGCGTTTGCGTTGCTGGGCCACATGCGTGGCGGCCCCGCCAAGGCGGCGGTGGTCGCCTCTGCGGCCACCGGGATCATCTCCGGCTCGTCGATTGCCAACGTGGTCACCACCGGTACCTTCACCATCCCGCTCATGAAGCGGGTGGGGTACCGGGGCGATCAAGCCGGCGCTGTTGAAGTGTCTTCTTCGGTCAATGGCCAACTGATGCCTCCGGTCATGGGCGCAGCGGCGTTCCTGATGGTGGAGTACGTGGGCATTCCCTACATCGAGGTGATGAAACACGCCTTCTTGCCGGCCATCATTTCCTACATTGCCCTGTTCTATATCGTGCACCTGGAGGCGCTCAAGGCCGACATGCAAGGCTTGCCACGTCGCGTCCAGTCCACTGGCATGCAGCGTCTCGTGTCGTTTGTGACCACGGTTGCGGGCTTCTTTGTGCTCGCTGGCGCCACTTACTACACCATCAGCTTCATCAAAGCTTCAATGGGTGCTGCGGCGATCCCGGCCATTGCCGTGTTGTTGATGGCGGCTTATCTGGGCTTGCTCTGGGTCAGCTCACGCCAGCCCGAGCTGCAATTGGACGATCCCAATGCGCCCGTGTTTGAGTTGCCAGAAACTGGTCCCACCGTGCGCTCGGGGCTGCATTACCTGCTGGCCGTTGTCGTGTTGGTGTGGTGTCTGATGGTGGAACAGCTGTCGCCAGCGTTGTCAGCGTTCTGGGCCACCATGTTCATGGTCTTCATCATCCTCACGCAAAAGCCGATCATCGGGGTCATGCGTGGTGCCCACAACATCGCGGGTGATTTCAAGAATGGGGTGGTTGATCTGATCGCAGGCCTGGAAACGGGTGCGCGCAACATGATCGGTATCGGCGTGGCCACCGCAGCCGCAGGCATCATTGTGGGCACCGTATCGCTCACCGGCGTGGGCCTGGTGATGACCGAGCTGGTGGAGATTCTGTCCGGCGGCAACCTCATGCTGATGTTGGTGCTGGTGGCGGTGATCAGCCTGATTCTGGGCATGGGACTGCCCACGACAGCGAACTACATCGTGGTCTCGACCCTGATGGCCCCTGTGGTGGTCGAGCTGGGGGCGCAAAGCGGCCTCATCGTGCCACTGATCGCTGTGCACCTGTTCGTGTTCTATTTCGGTCTCATGGCCGACGTGACGCCGCCGGTGGGATTGGCTTCCTTTGCCGCTGCGGCCATCGCGCGCCACGACCCGATTCAGACCGGTGTGACCGCGTTCTTCTACAGCATGCGCACGGCCATCTTGCCGTTCCTGTTCATCTTCAACACCCAGTTGCTGTTGATCGGACTCGACGGGCCACTGCACCTGATCATGACGGTGGGCACGGCGGTGATTGCCATGCTGATATTCGCGGCGGCTACGCAAGGCTTCTTTATCGTGCGCAGCCGCTGGTACGAATCACTGGCCCTGCTGCTGGTGTGTTTCACACTGTTCCGCCCCGGTTTCTGGATGGACATGATTCATCCGGCGTTTGACGAGGTCAAAGGCGAGCAGATGACCCAGGTCATTTCGGACGCGCCAGCCAACACCAGCAAGCGGGCGTGGATTGAAGGCATGAACTTGAACGGCGATGAGATCCGAAAGGGCGTATTGCTGCCCCTGGGTGAGCCCGGTGATGTCAAGTCGCGCTTGGGTACTTCGGGCTTGTCGGTCATGGCCGATGGCGATGAGTTGATGGTGGTGGGCGTGAAGTTCGGCAGCCAGGCTGAAAAACTCGGCATCGAGCAAAGCTACCGCATCACCTCGATGGAAGTGGCCGCCGATCGTCCCGCCAAAGAGTGGCTCTACCTGCCTGGATTTGCCGTGCTGGGCTTGGTGGTCTTCTTGCAGCGCCGCCGTCGCCCGGTGCCCAAGACTGCATGA
- a CDS encoding AroM family protein has product MSGHLNERLGAPRVALIHALAHSVNPINEAMQRTWPEAVCMNLLDDSLSADLARNTAAGGVGLDDAMHQRFEALAAYAERTGAQALLFTCSAFGSCIEAVAARRPFMPVLKPNEAMVDEAVALVAGGRIGLIASFAPTLASMPSEFPSRVDLVTALSAEAMDALNRGEGDLHDALVVKAAQTLKDQGCSVIALAQFSMARAQAAVAQAVGLPVLTTPGSAIRVLRQRLQSKVAVKQA; this is encoded by the coding sequence ATGAGCGGGCATCTGAACGAACGCTTGGGCGCGCCGCGTGTGGCACTGATCCACGCGCTGGCGCATTCCGTGAACCCGATCAACGAGGCCATGCAGCGCACCTGGCCTGAAGCGGTGTGCATGAACTTGCTGGACGACAGCCTGTCGGCGGACCTGGCCCGCAACACCGCTGCAGGTGGGGTTGGACTGGACGACGCGATGCACCAGCGCTTTGAGGCGCTGGCGGCCTATGCGGAGCGCACGGGTGCGCAAGCGCTTTTGTTCACCTGTTCCGCGTTTGGGTCGTGCATTGAAGCGGTCGCGGCCCGGCGGCCTTTCATGCCTGTGCTCAAGCCGAACGAGGCCATGGTGGACGAAGCCGTGGCGCTCGTTGCAGGTGGGCGCATTGGCTTGATCGCTTCATTTGCCCCGACCCTGGCCTCGATGCCGTCTGAGTTTCCATCCAGGGTCGATCTGGTCACGGCCTTGTCCGCTGAAGCCATGGACGCCTTGAATCGCGGGGAAGGCGATCTTCACGACGCGCTCGTGGTCAAAGCCGCCCAGACGCTGAAGGATCAGGGCTGTTCCGTGATCGCGCTGGCCCAGTTCAGCATGGCCCGTGCGCAGGCGGCTGTGGCGCAGGCGGTGGGCTTGCCGGTGCTCACCACGCCGGGTAGCGCGATCCGGGTGCTGCGCCAGCGGCTACAATCAAAGGTTGCCGTAAAGCAGGCTTGA